In Candidatus Desulfofervidus auxilii, one genomic interval encodes:
- a CDS encoding UvrD-helicase domain-containing protein, translated as MEEIQLTDEQLRAVTAPPSIVQVVAGPGTGKTRCVTARAIYLLSMSKHSRILVLSHTRKAVSEIAKRVSVAIPSNRVNVSYRRISDLSRVKVMTLHGFCMKTARILGVFNKNARLLKDKEKKEFLKKCLEIHPVFQEIDTIEDTIENCKNLLITPEEAYCLLPEDLAKIYEIYEREKEEENLFDFEDMLVSVYRKLSSNHKLADTLRQQFQHVIVDEAHDMNKAQYEIVRLIQNGSFFTVLDPNQRIYAFRAGGGPLHRFERDYPYSSRLPLTVNFRSTRKIVNSTNKFMGTNIKPREDAPEGKIEILIQTTWEKQAKEIARKIIEITKDYPNETVAVLVRTNLQAATIAPVLEDYGIKSNINVEKHTAAHKPPDTPKRLWEKALSVLKKLSSPPESKGNGKIRVTISTIHKAKGREWDHVVIPDVVDKLPCCKQEREEEEKRIFYVATTRPRKTLIISAAEECYGQDTNPSRYIEYFRS; from the coding sequence ATGGAAGAAATACAGCTAACAGACGAGCAACTCAGGGCCGTCACCGCTCCCCCTTCCATTGTCCAGGTGGTAGCCGGTCCTGGCACAGGAAAAACCAGGTGTGTTACAGCCAGAGCAATCTATCTCCTTTCAATGAGTAAGCATTCCAGAATCCTGGTGCTGTCCCACACCAGAAAGGCGGTCTCTGAAATAGCTAAAAGAGTTAGCGTCGCAATCCCCTCAAATCGGGTCAATGTTTCTTACCGGAGAATTTCCGATCTGTCCAGGGTGAAAGTCATGACCCTGCATGGATTCTGCATGAAAACCGCAAGAATACTTGGAGTATTTAATAAAAACGCCAGACTCTTAAAAGACAAAGAAAAAAAGGAATTCCTTAAAAAGTGCCTGGAGATTCACCCGGTATTCCAGGAAATAGATACCATTGAGGATACTATTGAAAACTGCAAAAATCTCCTTATCACCCCCGAAGAAGCATACTGTCTGCTACCTGAAGACCTGGCAAAAATCTATGAAATATACGAAAGAGAAAAAGAAGAGGAAAACCTCTTTGATTTTGAGGATATGCTGGTTTCAGTATATAGAAAACTCTCCTCCAACCATAAACTGGCAGATACCCTGAGACAGCAATTCCAGCACGTAATAGTTGATGAAGCACATGATATGAATAAAGCACAATACGAGATTGTGAGGCTCATCCAGAATGGTTCATTCTTTACAGTACTTGATCCTAACCAGAGAATATATGCCTTCCGTGCAGGTGGAGGACCACTGCACAGATTTGAACGGGATTATCCCTACAGTTCCCGCCTGCCCCTCACAGTAAACTTCAGGAGTACCAGAAAAATCGTCAACAGCACAAATAAATTCATGGGAACAAATATAAAACCAAGAGAAGATGCACCTGAAGGTAAAATTGAAATTCTAATCCAGACAACCTGGGAAAAACAGGCAAAGGAAATAGCCAGGAAAATAATAGAAATCACAAAGGACTACCCCAATGAAACAGTAGCAGTCCTGGTTAGAACCAACCTTCAGGCTGCTACAATTGCACCAGTACTTGAGGACTACGGCATAAAATCAAATATTAACGTTGAAAAGCACACAGCAGCTCATAAACCTCCTGATACTCCAAAAAGACTCTGGGAAAAGGCCCTCTCAGTCCTGAAAAAACTTTCCAGCCCACCCGAATCTAAAGGTAACGGGAAAATCAGGGTAACCATTTCAACAATTCATAAAGCGAAAGGAAGGGAATGGGACCACGTAGTAATTCCCGATGTGGTTGATAAACTTCCCTGCTGTAAACAAGAACGGGAAGAAGAGGAAAAAAGAATATTTTACGTGGCCACCACCAGGCCACGCAAAACACTTATCATCTCAGCAGCAGAAGAATGCTATGGACAGGATACAAATCCATCTCGTTACATTGAATATTTTAGATCTTAA
- a CDS encoding lytic transglycosylase domain-containing protein, producing MEERKNYITMKPLPKGLLIASAVALAVSTEVILVNSTKTSPENAKPAPQANITKPEILETAYKLAIANAKPYIPETIIKNIVNTAYKTDNPLLLLALITEESHFDIFAKSRQGAAGCAQIVPKVWEKELKKAGLLKGYRDYFDPEKSVLMADYIITRLIKKQGDVKKALMSYQCGNRYKGRKCEKYAEAVLARYGEYVIAAKLLQDNKGKRHVEIAQ from the coding sequence ATGGAAGAAAGAAAAAACTACATAACAATGAAGCCTCTACCAAAAGGTTTACTAATAGCCTCAGCAGTAGCACTGGCAGTCTCAACAGAGGTTATCCTGGTTAACTCAACTAAAACATCGCCTGAAAATGCAAAACCAGCACCACAGGCCAACATAACAAAACCCGAAATCCTTGAGACAGCCTACAAACTGGCCATAGCAAATGCCAAACCTTATATTCCCGAAACCATAATCAAAAACATAGTGAATACAGCTTACAAAACTGACAACCCCCTTCTCTTACTTGCCCTGATTACCGAGGAAAGCCACTTTGACATCTTTGCAAAGAGCAGGCAGGGAGCAGCTGGCTGTGCCCAGATAGTTCCCAAAGTGTGGGAAAAGGAACTAAAAAAAGCAGGACTTCTTAAAGGATATAGAGACTACTTTGATCCTGAAAAGTCCGTCCTTATGGCAGACTACATCATCACCAGGCTTATCAAAAAACAAGGCGACGTAAAAAAGGCACTGATGAGCTATCAGTGCGGAAATAGATATAAGGGCAGAAAATGTGAAAAATACGCTGAGGCAGTCCTTGCAAGATATGGGGAGTACGTTATTGCAGCGAAATTATTGCAGGACAATAAAGGCAAACGCCATGTAGAAATAGCACAATAA
- a CDS encoding DUF5131 family protein — MILSDYRKIYAFKGENMRATKIEWVTNPDGTRGDTWNPIIGCRNNCPYCYARKIATRFTGTKMYPNGFSPTFFPERLRIPYKKKKPCMFFVCSMGEMFGNPYPWLTQVFKVIEETPQHTFVILTKNIIDSEIWFLNQTLACYPNVWFGVSVDGIYTPRIYGGSGKLKPDYYLWLKHAISVLRKVKRSGRIGKAIVSFEPLLAPIPSNALSDLAEFCDWFIIGAQTNPNRQPGKQWVESIVKIARVCNIPVFIKDNLEWPEKIQQLPT; from the coding sequence ATGATATTAAGCGACTACAGGAAAATATATGCATTCAAAGGAGAAAACATGAGGGCAACCAAGATTGAGTGGGTAACAAATCCTGATGGTACAAGGGGTGATACATGGAACCCCATAATAGGGTGCAGGAATAACTGCCCCTACTGCTATGCCAGAAAGATAGCTACACGGTTTACCGGCACAAAAATGTACCCAAATGGTTTTTCCCCGACATTTTTCCCTGAAAGACTACGCATTCCCTACAAAAAGAAGAAACCATGCATGTTCTTTGTTTGTTCCATGGGAGAAATGTTTGGCAATCCATATCCCTGGCTTACCCAGGTATTTAAAGTTATTGAGGAAACCCCCCAGCATACTTTCGTAATCCTTACAAAAAATATCATTGATAGCGAAATCTGGTTTCTCAATCAAACGCTAGCCTGTTATCCCAATGTCTGGTTTGGAGTGAGTGTTGATGGAATCTACACACCCAGAATTTATGGTGGCAGTGGGAAACTCAAGCCAGATTACTACCTCTGGCTGAAACACGCAATCAGTGTACTCAGGAAGGTAAAAAGGTCAGGTAGGATTGGAAAGGCGATTGTCTCTTTTGAACCACTACTTGCCCCAATACCTTCTAATGCACTATCTGACCTTGCAGAGTTCTGTGACTGGTTCATCATTGGTGCTCAGACGAATCCGAACAGGCAGCCAGGTAAGCAGTGGGTAGAGTCTATTGTGAAAATAGCAAGAGTCTGCAATATCCCTGTTTTTATTAAAGATAACCTTGAATGGCCTGAGAAAATACAGCAATTGCCCACTTAG
- a CDS encoding integrase core domain-containing protein gives MIRRDDGPEFKSKHFKALIHRWNIEEEVIPPGQPFNNGHMESFHKLLRLECLNREIFSDIFEAREKINNWIENHNTCRLHSALGYKTPEKIWEKGRE, from the coding sequence ATGATAAGACGTGACGATGGGCCTGAATTTAAATCAAAACATTTCAAGGCACTTATACATAGATGGAATATAGAAGAGGAAGTGATACCACCTGGACAGCCATTTAATAATGGTCATATGGAAAGCTTTCACAAGCTTTTGCGCCTTGAATGCTTGAATAGAGAGATATTTAGTGATATTTTTGAGGCAAGGGAAAAGATAAATAACTGGATAGAGAACCACAACACTTGCAGATTACACAGTGCACTTGGATATAAAACACCAGAGAAAATATGGGAAAAAGGCAGAGAATAA
- the rnc gene encoding ribonuclease III, with translation MLDQLQKHIGYQFKNKDLLKQALTHRSYAHEKKVKDNERLEFLGDAVLELVVRDYLFHKYPDLNEGCLSQFKEFLVGEGTLAEIARFLELGKYLYLGKGEIQAHGEEKTSILADAVEAIIGAIYLDSNFLTASQVVKQFFLPWLDKIKFNANSDYKTLLQNWLQQDYHILPRYHILKTSGPDHDKEFEVGVYIQGKLWAIGKGKSRKAAEQMAAKMVLKKLRSVKKEKKTCASLKMSKSSTRIGKEKPQGN, from the coding sequence GTGCTAGATCAACTCCAGAAACATATAGGATACCAGTTCAAAAACAAAGATCTCCTCAAACAAGCCCTGACCCACCGCTCATATGCTCATGAAAAGAAAGTTAAGGACAATGAAAGGCTTGAGTTTTTGGGAGATGCAGTATTAGAACTGGTGGTTAGGGACTACCTCTTTCACAAATATCCAGATCTGAATGAAGGTTGCCTCTCTCAATTTAAGGAATTTCTGGTGGGAGAAGGTACTTTAGCTGAGATAGCCAGGTTTTTAGAGTTAGGCAAGTATTTATATCTGGGTAAAGGAGAGATTCAAGCACATGGTGAAGAGAAAACATCCATCTTAGCCGATGCTGTTGAGGCCATAATCGGTGCCATTTACCTGGACAGTAATTTTCTGACAGCTTCACAGGTAGTAAAGCAGTTTTTTCTACCATGGTTAGATAAAATAAAATTTAATGCCAATAGTGATTACAAAACACTTTTGCAAAACTGGTTACAGCAGGATTATCATATTTTACCTCGTTATCATATTTTAAAGACATCGGGTCCTGACCATGACAAAGAATTTGAAGTAGGAGTTTACATCCAGGGAAAACTATGGGCCATAGGAAAGGGTAAATCTAGAAAGGCTGCGGAACAAATGGCTGCTAAAATGGTTCTAAAAAAACTAAGAAGTGTAAAAAAGGAGAAAAAAACATGCGCATCTTTAAAAATGTCAAAGAGTTC